In Juglans regia cultivar Chandler chromosome 13, Walnut 2.0, whole genome shotgun sequence, the following proteins share a genomic window:
- the LOC108996183 gene encoding snakin-1-like — MKLFFATLLLCSLLLSSSFLEPAMAQSGFCSNKCKDRCAKAAVQDRCMKYCGICCQQCKCVPSGTYGNKHECACYRDKRNAKGKPKCP; from the exons ATGAAGCTCTTCTTTGCCACCCTGCTGCTTTGTTCTCTTCTCCTAAGCTCCTCTTTCTTGGAGCCCGCCATGGCTCAGTCAG GATTTTGCAGCAACAAGTGCAAAGACAGGTGCGCAAAAGCAGCGGTGCAGGATCGATGCATGAAGTACTGCGGGATATGCTGTCAGCAGTGCAAGTGTGTTCCTTCGGGGACTTATGGGAACAAGCATGAGTGCGCTTGCTACAGAGACAAGAGGAATGCCAAGGGCAAGCCCAAATGCCCTTGA